Part of the Perognathus longimembris pacificus isolate PPM17 chromosome 1, ASM2315922v1, whole genome shotgun sequence genome, tagcactctaccatttgagccacagggccacttctggcttttctgtttatgtggtgctgaggaattgagcccagggcttcatgcatgctaggcaagcactctattgctaagccacattcccagccccatgtgctACATTCTTCATATGTATTCTTACTTCATCATCTTACCAATCTGTAATAGACAAAAGGTGAAATATTCAAGGTCATAGAGATGACAGCTGGAACCTGAATCCAGATCTGTATGCGGAAGCAAAGTTGTCAGTAAGCAACACTGATTCTCCAAAATGGTGGAGAACTATTTGACATGGGAATGGACCCAAGATAGAGGATTGGGGTTGGGATGGATTTATGATAGTATGTGCTTTGTCTTGGTAGGTTCATCCTGATAAAAATCATCATCCTCGGGCTGAAGAGGCCTTCAAGGTTTTGCGGGCAGCTTGGGACATTGTCAGCAATCCTGAAAGGCGGAAAGAATATGAAATGTAAGTTGGAGATGGGAAATGGTCAggtaaaatagattttaaaataccCAATAGGAGAGACCCCTGGACTTGTGGATAGAGGCTGTCAGGAAGAGAGAATGGAATGAAGTTCCTTTCTAAATAATAGGGGTCTTAAGAGGCAAACAGGTCTGTCTCTGTTCCTCCCTCAGTACCCCATAACTTAACAAAGCCTTCCTTTTAGGAAACGAATGGCAGAGAATGAGCTGAGCCGTTCAGTGAATGAATTCCTATCCAAGCTGCAAGATGACCTTAAAGAGGCAATGAATACTATGATGTGTAGCCGATGCCAAGGAAAGCATAGGTATGAATTATGAGGGCAGGGATGGGACAGCCACAGCTCAGAGATTGGGCAACTAGGGcagggtgtgcgtgtgtgcaaggtcctgagttcatatcCAAGTACtgacaaagagaaacagagattGGGTAGCCAAACACACTTCTTGGctgagggaaaaaacaaaaacctggtaaTTGTGATATAGATGATGAACAAAAAGACTAAGGTTTCTCCACTGCTACTGTAGTACAAGAGAATTGAggattcctttttttgtgtgtgtgccaatcttggcgcttgaactcagggtctgggtgctgttgctgaacttcttttgctcaaggctagcactctactgtttgggccacagctccacttctggctttttctgagtagtttattggaggtatgtgtcatggacttttctgcctgggttggctttgaaccatgatcctcagatctcatcctcctgagtaccttggattacaggcatgaaccaccagagcccagcaggaCTGAGGATTTGAATtagcaggaagaaaataaaattagctcTAAGATTGAAAGTTGCGGGAAGCCTGTATGTACCTAGGCACATAATAATTAGagattattttaacatttttgatCATATTTGATTGTAATGATGAGACACTACTGGCAGTGCCCTtgggagacttaaaaaaaaaattaagtactgtaCTTTCATTTGGTTGCAGGAGATTTGAAATGGACCGGGAACCTAAGAGTGCTAGATACTGTGCTGAGTGCAATAGACTGCATCCTGCTGAGGAAGGAGACTTTTGGGCAGAGTCAAGCATGTTGGGCCTCAAAATCACCTACTTTGCACTGATGGATGGAAAGGTCTATGACATTACAGGTACCTTTCTGTCTTTTAGAAATCTTCGTACTTCATCTTGTATGCTCTAAACTGAGATTTTTCTGGCTAATTATTTCTCTTGTTTGCAGAGTGGGCTGGATGCCAGCGTGTGGGAATCTCCCCAGATACCCACAGAGTTCCCTATCATATCTCATTTGGTTCTcgaatgccaggcaccagtggtcgGCAGAGGTAGGTGATGTTCCTTTGAATTACCTATCCACTATTTGAGTTCTGAGTATAGTTTCAGATGACTTGCTGTTTAGAATATCTAAGTGCCTTACTTTCTGGGAAGTTTGGGAACTGACTCAGTATAATTTTAGCAATATGACTTTTAACATCTTGtggcttattcatttattttcccccTCTCAGAGCCACCCCAGATACCCCTCCTGCTGACCTCCAGGATTTCTTGAGCCGGATTTTTCAAGTACCCCCAGGCCAGATGTCCAATGGGAACTTCTTTGCAGCTCCTCAGCCTGGCCCTGGGGCCACTGCAGCTTCCAAGCCTAACAGCACAGTACCCAAGGGAGAAGCCAAACCGAAGCGGCGGAAGAAAGTGAGGCGGCCCTTCCAACGTTAAcaccccttctcttctttcctcaaaTCAATGTCAGGGAGTCAAAAGGGCTGTGTACAGCGCAGGATGAagtttgatttgttttatttttaactatttcaAAAAGGGAAACTTTTAAGCCTAAATTGTTCACCTCAGTCAGTACTTGTAGGAAGCCCCTGAAccactttcctcctccccaacaccCAGGAACTGAATCTTGTCTTTTGACAATACCAAAGAAATGGGGTAGCTAGAGCAAAGAATCTAGGTCCTAGACCTAGGCTAGACAGTATATCCCTTTAAGGTGTGAGAACTGGGTATTTTCCTGAGGTCAGTAAACCATTGTCTTACTTGCTTTTAGGGCAAATGATGCCCCCTTTTAAACGGAGTGTACTTTATTTTAGGGGGAAACCTCCTCTTTTACCCTGATATATTAgtcaaaaagaatgagaaagcatGTCGCCCTAATTGTGAAGAGGTATAGAGTTCaaagagtggaaatggaatttTTCCTGACTTTTCACCTTGTGGGCAGATtatcccacttctggcttgttgctgcAAGGATGGccaaaattaataatttttaaaaagtagactcATGCCCTCTACCCTTGGGTGAGGGGGAAGGATAAAGGGATTTTGCAGAAGCCCCAATGTGATCCAagggtttgtatttttttaagtttgttcatatttgtatgtacatatctatttAAAGCCAGGGGATTATCTTTCTATAAATATATAACTGGCAACCTatatcttccctttcttctttgccCACATAGTTGGAGCTCCTTTTCCCAGGTGAGAATCTTTTCTCAGTGTACTAAGTTAGCTGAGAGTGAAGGAAACCTCCTACTGTACCAAAAGAGAAGGGATAACAAATGATTTAAAGTTTTGTAAGTAAATCAGCATTCTGTATTTCCTTCCCAGCATTATGACATCACTCTATCCTTGCTGACCCAAGTTGcagctgaaaaaaaattttttattatgagGAAAATACACAGCAAAACCAAACTAGAAGGTGGTAGGGATAAGGAAAAATGTAATCTCCAAACAAGCTGCCTAAACATGGATGGCTTCCTGTTACACAGGGTGATTTGGCCCTTCATTTCATCTGCCTTTCCTGACTCAATCTTGTCATTAACAGGAGCACCAATTTCTAACTTATTTGCTTTCTGAGCGTTTGGGAAAGGTTCTATAGTTCTCAGAATggagaagtgaaaaaaatttttttttgttccagtgccTTCTCCATGCCCATGGAGTTGTCTTCAGctcatttttcagtatttgtTGATGCCAAAGAGACGAACCCCATGGAATTGTGGTAACTTAGGCAGCAGCACACTGAGCAATGAGGTAGtgttgatgaggaaatgagcagCATCATACTTGGTATAGAAGCTGGCCAGTAGGTAGCTAGGGAGAAAAAATAGGATGAGTGAAGTATGGCCTTCCCTACCCATGCACCTGTTTTTCCAGTGACTATtttaaatgatgtgtgtgtgtgtgtgtgtgtgtgtgtgtgtgtgtgtgtacacgtgtattCCTTGGATATTGGAAAATTTTCCAGCTATATCAACAGTATTTACTTTGGAGTTGAGGATATAATCCGTACCTTTGATTAGAGACTATAAACCGATTTGTGTTCATTTTAGTCTGTATGACTCTTTAAGAGTCCTGCTTCCACTGTCCCCAGTTTTTGAAGATTATCATTTCTGCAAGGAATGCTTTACAGAAGTCCCTGTCTCCTATTTTTTACTATTCTCTGTAGACTCAGGACTAGTATGCCATGCTATCTTTAAAGGGTCTTACTAGGTAGTCTGCCTTTTAAGGCTTCCCTATGGACTCTTCCACCTTGCTCTAGAGTTGCTTCTGATTGCAGCAGCATCTTCCCTATCCCACAGACTCACAGTACAATAGGAGAGATGCTGAGGAACTTGCGAGAAGAAGTAAACTGAAGCCCATAGTCCATCTGTTCCCAGTGTGTCAAAAGTCGAGCTTTTCCTTGGTCAGGGGTCTCAAAGGGTGTCCCTTTCACTGTATGTAGGAAGACATACATTGCCTGGGAAGAGGAAAATGGACAGTATGAGGGGCAAAGTAGTCCTTCAGTCCAAGAATTATGCTTAAGATTCCACAAGGAAGACATAAATCCccacacaattttatttttggttaggAAAGGCCTGGGGTAGGTACAAGGGTATGGTTTAGTGCTCACCAAGTTATGAATGACGTTGGTCAGGGTCCAGACAACAGGAATGCTGAAGAAAGGGATGCTGAGTAAAACCACATGCAGCAGTCCTACCAAGATGATGTAGGCCAGCCAGATGCCCCGACTATTCATCACTCGAGTGTTGGGATTTACTTCACTGTGTGCCACCCCCACATTCATCCTACCACAATGAAGGTTCAGACAGGAATCCAACTCAATTTCTTCATAATCTGTGTTTGAGTTTATTTTCCTCAGTTGTCTCCTAAAGAACCTCAAGTCCTCTGAATTCTATTGTAcatgcagaaacaaacaaactacaGATGTGGGGAACATTACAAAAGAAGAGAAGTTATGGTAATTTTTACTCTGATCCTTACACTTCAGTTGTAACACAGTATGCCTAGGCTTGGGGCACCCACTTCAAGGAGTGGGGGTTAGAGGAATATCTCACCTAACTTGGAAGAAGTAAGTAGTCAGGAAAAGATCAAATATAGTCAGAATTTTTTTAGAGAGTCAATCAGGGGGCCAAAAAGAAGAAGTGTGAGTAAAAGTACCAATAGTCCCCACCTTTTTCTCTGGGACTTGCTCATCCTCACACTAGCCTGACATATCAGCAGCATACAACCTCATTCCTTCTCTCAACTGTGGGGCCCTGCAAGAATTTGCCTGCAGTTTCTGGTCTGGACTAAGAAGAGACCCGAGCTCAAAGCCTCTACTTATATTTGCTAGGGAAGCTCAAATGAACTAACAAAGGCAATGAAAGAGATGAGAAAATAGTTTAATAAAGAGATGGAAACCGCGGAATGGGGGTGAAACATCAAGCCGAAATCCTGGAAATAAGAGTTCAACTGCCCAAATAAACTCAATTGAAGGCTTAGGTAATAAACTAGGCTCTTCAAAAGTGCTATACCTTAAACAAATGATGCCTGGTTAGTAAGCAGCTCTCCTGGCACGCCCTAAAATTCCGTAAGCCTCAGTTTCGAGCCCGCCCCAGGGCCCTCCCAGCGTCCCATATTCGCTCTTCCGATATATTCAAGCTTTCTTCAGCCTTACCATCTTGATATTTAACTCTCTACTTCCCCGCCACTCGTTCTGCGTCCCACCATTTTCCCTCAGAACCAAATCCCAAGATTTAAGCAGCTCCTACCTGCCAGCTTCGGGGAGCCGTCAGGCTGAGGGCGCGGCGCTCCGTTCAATACCTGTGTTCTCCCGGAAGTTCCCGCCCGCTCTGCGCACTCTCTATTGGTAGAGCCGACTAAGCGCTGCCACTAGCCATTGGTTGGCTGGTGGTCTGCAATGTGGACATACAATTGGCCGCTTTTTAGGTCGTTAGGCAGCTGCGGGTCCCGCCCCTTTCTCCCAGGTCCGAC contains:
- the Ormdl2 gene encoding ORM1-like protein 2, coding for MNVGVAHSEVNPNTRVMNSRGIWLAYIILVGLLHVVLLSIPFFSIPVVWTLTNVIHNLAMYVFLHTVKGTPFETPDQGKARLLTHWEQMDYGLQFTSSRKFLSISPIVLYLLASFYTKYDAAHFLINTTSLLSVLLPKLPQFHGVRLFGINKY